cacacatccctcccccccacacccctcacatacacacacccccacacccccccacAAACCCACTCCtcacatacacccacacacacatccctcccacacacacccctcacatacacatacaaacacactcctcacacacacccccctcaCATACGCACccacatcatcctcatcatcctcatcaatcgtatctattgagcgcttactgtgtgcagagcactgtcctaagcgcttgggaagtacaagttggcaacatacagagacggtccctacccaacagtgggctcacacgccCACTCACATCCCCACtcccctcaaacacacacacccaccccctcccactcacacccccccactcacccaccccccattcacacaaacacccacacccCACACATCCCTCCCACACACCCCCCTCGCATACACACCCCCCCACAAAAACAcacactcccacccacccccactcacCCACCCCCCATTCACACAAATACCCACACCCCACACatccctcccacacacacccctCGCATACACACACTCCCACACTCCGTACCCCCCATCCACacctcccacacacaccccccacccattcccccggccccccgcccgctcCGCCGGCCCCGGGTGGGcccgggcgtgtgtgtgtgtgttgtgttgtgCGTCGCGGTGCGTTGTTCGGGCCTGACCTTGGATGTGCTGCTTGATGACCCTCTCCAGACGGTCCAGGCGGTCGGCGATGGTGAGGGCGgcggtggggggcggcgggggtccgggcccgggcccgggccccgcgggGCCCCGCGGGCGGAGCAGGCCGGCCAGGTAGTTGGTGAGCCAGCCCACGTAGAGCAGGCAGGCGACGTTGGTCATCCCGCTGAGGATCACGCAGGTGGACACCCAAGTTTTGGTCTTCCTGGTGCACAGCATCCTCGGCTCCCTCCATAGAGAGCCGCGCCCCAGTCGTTCGGCCGCCCCCGAGGCCCCCGCCCGGACCGGACGGGCCGCAGCGCACCGCGCAGCACCGCGCAGCACCGCACAGCGCCGCGCCGCACAGGACCTCACAGGACCTCAAGGAGCGGACCGCACCGCGCAGGACCGCGCGGGACCGCACCGCACCtcacaggaccggacaggactggACGGGAGCAGATCGCACCGCACAGGACCCGACCGCACTGCACAGGACCGGACAGGAGCAGACCGCACCGCACAGGACCGGACCGCACCTCACAGGACTGGACAGGACTGGACAGGTGCAGACCGCGCCGCACAGGACCGGACCGCACCTCACAGGACTGGACAGGACTGGACAGGTGCAGACCGCACCGCACAGGACCGGACCGCACCTcaaggaccggacaggaccggacaggagcAGAACGCACCgcacaggaccggacaggaccgcaCAGGACCGGCCAGGAGCAGAACGCACCGCACAGGACCGGACTGCACCTCACAGGACTGGACAGGAGCAGAACGCACCGCAAAGGACcgaaccggaccggaccggaccggacaggtGCAGATCGCACCGCACAGGACCGGACCGCACCTCAAGGACTGGACAGGACCGGCCAGGAGCAGAACGCACAGCACAGGACCGGACTGCACCTCACAGGACTGGACAGGAGCAGAACGCACCGcacaggaccggaccggaccggaccggtgCAGATCCGGACTGCACTTCACAGGACTGGGCAGGAGCAGAACGCACCGCAAAGGACCGAATAGGACCGGACAGGTGCAGATCGCACCGCACAGGACCGGACTGCACCTCACAGGACTGGGCAGGAGCAGAACGCACCGcacaggaccggaccggacaggTGCAGACCGCACCGCACAGGACCGGACTGCACCTCACAGGACTGGGCAGGAGCAGAACGCACCGCACAGGACCGGATAGGACCGCACAGGACCGGACAGGAGCAGAACGCACCGCACAGGACTGGATAGGACCGGACAGGAGCAGACCGCACCGCACAGGACCGGACTGCACCTCACAGGACtggacaggaccggacaggagcAGAACGCACCGCACAGGACCGGACAGGAGCAGATCGCACCGCACAGGACCGGACCGCACCTCACAGGACTGGACAGGAGCAGATCGCACCGCACAGGACCGGACTGCACCTCACAGGACTGGGCAGGAGCAGAACGCACCGCACAGGACCGGACAGTACCGGACAGGTGCAGATCGCACCGCACAGGACCGGACTGCACCTCACAGGACTGGGCAGGAGCAGAACGCACCGCACAGGACCGGATAGGACGGCACAGGCCCGGGGACTGCACCTCACAGGcccggacaggaccggacaggagcAGAACGCACCGCACAGGACTGGATAGGACTGGACAGGGGCAGAACGCACCgcacaggaccggacaggaccggacaggtTCAGACCGCACGCACAGGACCGGACTGCACCTCACAGGACtggacaggaccggacaggagcAGAACGCACCGCACAGGAACAGAACGCACCGCACAGGACCGGACAGGAGCAGAACGCACCgcacaggaccggacaggaccggacaggagcAGAACGCACCGCACAGGACCGGACAAGAGCAGAACGCACCgcacaggaccggacaggaccggtCAGGAGCAGACCGCACCGcacaggaccggaccggacctcACAGGACCGCTAAGAGAGGAGCGCACCGCGCAGGAGCGTCCAGGAGCAGAGCGCACCGCGCAGGAGCGCGCAGGATGATCCAGGAGCGTCCCGCAGCGCTcaggtcccggtcccggtcccggtcccgttCCCGGTCACCAGCTTGGCAGTTGACGCCggtccccggccccttccccggccccaggCTCGGCCCCGACGCGggcaggcgggcaggcgggcaggcaggcgggcgggcgggcgggcgggcgggcgcgggCACGGGGGAGCCCGGCCCCCGAGCGACGAGCGCCTCGGCCAATCGGAATCCGGCTCCGCGGCCGCCGACCGATGAGGAGCCGccttccccccccccggccccgcccccgccgcctcccaGCCGTCAGCCCCCTCGCCCGCCCCAGCCGCGCCCGGACCCCGGGCCTTCTGCCCGTCCCTCGGGCCCTCTGTCCACCCCACCGGACCCTCTGGCCACTCCCCCGGACCCTCCTCTGCCCATCCCTCGGCCCCTCTGTCCACCCCACAGGACCCTCTGTCCACTCCCCCCGGACCCTTTGTCCAGCCCTCGGCCCCTCCGCCCACCCCCCGGGATGCTCTGCCCATCCCTCGGCCCCTCCGCTCACCCCCCGGGATGCTCGGTCCACCCCTCCAggctctctgtccccccccccggggcccaCTCCTCCGGTCCCTCTGTCCACCTCCCGGGCCCTCTGTCCACCCCCAGTAGCTCTGTCCACCCCCCCGGGATGCTGTGTCCACTCACCCGGATCCTCTGTCCACCCACCCCCCCAGGCTCTCTATTCATCCACCAGACGTTCTGTCAACTCCCCGGGCCTTCTGTCCACCTCTCCAGGCGCTCTGTCCACCCCCGGGGCCCTCTGCCCACTCCCCCGGTCCCTCTGTCTACATCGCAGGCCCTCTGTCCACCCCCAGGAGCTctgtccacccccccccccggggcgctCTATCCACCCTTCAGACACTCTGCCCACCCCCTAGCTGCCCTGTCCACCCCCCTTGGGGCACTCTGTCCACCTCCCCAGGCGCTCTCTCCACCCCTGGGGCCCTCTGCCCACTGCCCTGTCCCTCTGTCTACATCGCAGGCCCTCTGTCCACCCCCAGGAGCTCTGTCCACCCCCCCCCCGGGGCGCTCTATCCACCCTTCAGACACTCTGCCCACCCCCTAGCTGCCCTGTCCACCCCCCTTGGGGCACTCTGTCCACCTCCCCAGGCGCTCTCTCCACCCCTGGGGCCCTCTGCCCACTGCCCGGGCCCTCTGTCCATCCCTCGGCCCCTCTGTCCACCCCCCGGGGCGCTCTGCCCACCTCCCCAGGCGCTCTGTCCACCCCCGGGGCCTCTGTCCACTCCCCCGAGATCTCTGCCCAATCCTCCGGGCCCTCTGTCAACATCCTAGGCCCTCTGCTCACGCTTCAGGTGCTCTGTCCACCCACCCCGGGGTGCTTTGTCCACTCCCCCGGTCCCTCTGTCCACATCCCGGGAGCTCTGTCCACCCCCGGGGCCCTCTGCCCACTCCCCTGAGACCTCTGCCCAATCCCCCGGGCCCTCGGTCAACATCCTAGGCCCTCTGTTCACCCCTCAGGTGCTCTGTCCACCCACCCCGGGGTGCTTTGTCCAATTCCCCGGTCCCTCTGTCCACATCCCGGGCGCTCTGTCCACCCCCGGGGCCCTCTGCCCACTCCCCTGAGACCTCTGCCCAATCCC
This genomic stretch from Tachyglossus aculeatus isolate mTacAcu1 chromosome 22, mTacAcu1.pri, whole genome shotgun sequence harbors:
- the LOC119943465 gene encoding keratin-associated protein 10-2-like, which encodes MGRASRGVGGGAEGWTKGPVRSCAVRSAPDRSCPVLCGAFCSCPVLCGAFCSCPVLSGPVRCVLLLSGPVRCVLFLCGAFCSCPVLSSPVRCSPVLCVRSEPVRSCPVLCGAFCPCPVLSSPVRCVLLLSGPVRACEVQSPGLCRPIRSCAVRSAPAQSCEVRSGPVRCDLLLSGPVRCVLLLSGPVQSCEVQSGPVRCGLLLSGPIQSCAVRSAPVRSCAVLSGPVRCVLLLPSPVRCSPVLCGAVCTCPVRSCAVRSAPAQSCEVQSGPVRCDLHLSGPIRSFAVRSAPAQSCEVQSGSAPVRSGPVLCGAFCSCPVL